In Anomaloglossus baeobatrachus isolate aAnoBae1 chromosome 3, aAnoBae1.hap1, whole genome shotgun sequence, one genomic interval encodes:
- the IRS1 gene encoding insulin receptor substrate 1 has translation MASPTDPPPQENNFSDVKKVGYLRKPKSMHKRFFVLRAASDSGPARLEYYENEKKWRHKSGAPKRSIPLESCFNINKRADSKNKHLVALYTKDECFAIAADCEQEQEGWYQALVDLHNRGKTHHHHHYSEGAANGVHDGVNGEDVYGEVTPPGLAFKEVWQVIMKPKGLGQLKNLVGIYRLCLTHRTISLVKLNSDAAAVVLQLMNIRRCGHSENFFFIEVGRSAVTGAGEFWMQVDDSVVAQNMHETILEAMKALSDEFRPRSKSQSSSNCSNPISVPLRRHHLNHPPPSQVGLNRRARTESVTATSPAGGTGKHGSSSSFRVRASSDGEGTMSRPASMDGSPVSPSASRAQSHRHRGSSRLHPPLNHSRSIPMPTSRCSPSATSPVSLSSSSTSGHGSTSDCLCPRRSSASVSGSPSDGGFISSDEYGSSPCDFRSSFRSVTPDSLGHTPPAREEELNNYISMGKSNNLIQRSTPQRYHLSRGEENSDLDKVFRKRTHSSGTSPPTVSHQKTPSQSSMEEYTEMMPSYPLRLSSFRHSAFVPTYSYPEECLDLHLENRPNHSDDGYMPMSPGVAPVPAKNGDYMPMSPKSVSAPQQIINPRRHTQVDSNGYMMMSPSGSCSPDSCNYSKIWTNGVNPKLSIESNDGKLACSDYINMSPASGSTTSTPPDCYLNSVEEPSKPVYSYFSLPRSFKHVHRKNDDGHSRSSVSSGHPLYTEESSSSSTSSDSLGGQETQQSRKSEICLHGRSSRLNRPTRLSLEISSKASTLPRAREPALPPEPKSPGEYVNIEFNEKIFPGGLISSVHSPSFVQSRVVPQRENLSEYMNMDLKHWRAKNAYTSCKPVSTVCSTDLCSSRPPVRGKPAQRDYMSMQLGSLCSDYSQLPPARTTPKPISPSCNSNYAEMTIGVVPDNLPAPPPSGNTSLAETSCPLLGQGSGPSAFTRVSLSPNRNQSAKVVRAGDPQGRRRHSSETFSSTPTTARVSAGPVSGDDVKRHSSASFENVWVRPGDSVRRESQQPLDHHQNGLNYIDLDLVKDLTGLEHCNPHQTVITHPSDDLSAYASITFHKLDERRSQTETEE, from the coding sequence ATGGCCAGCCCCACAGATCCTCCACCTCAGGAGAACAACTTCTCTGATGTCAAGAAGGTAGGGTACCTTAGAAAACCCAAGAGCATGCACAAAAGATTCTTCGTGCTCCGAGCTGCCAGCGACTCTGGTCCAGCCCGTCTGGAGTATTATGAGAACGAGAAGAAGTGGCGGCACAAATCTGGGGCCCCAAAAAGGTCCATTCCACTGGAAAGCTGCTTTAATATCAACAAAAGGGCGGATTCAAAGAACAAACATTTAGTCGCCCTGTACACGAAAGACGAGTGTTTTGCCATTGCTGCTGATTGTGAACAAGAACAGGAGGGATGGTATCAAGCGCTAGTGGATCTGCATAATCGGGGTAAAACTCACCACCACCATCACTACAGCGAAGGAGCTGCCAATGGGGTGCATGACGGAGTTAATGGAGAGGATGTCTATGGGGAAGTGACCCCCCCTGGTTTGGCCTTTAAGGAAGTGTGGCAAGTGATAATGAAGCCGAAGGGTTTAGGACAGCTTAAAAATCTTGTTGGAATCTACCGCCTGTGCCTAACCCATCGAACAATCAGTTTGGTTAAACTCAATTCAGATGCGGCAGCCGTAGTGTTGCAGCTCATGAACATTCGGCGATGTGGACATTCAGAAAATTTCTTCTTTATCGAAGTTGGTCGCTCTGCCGTGACAGGGGCTGGTGAATTCTGGATGCAGGTGGATGACTCTGTTGTGGCGCAAAATATGCACGAGACAATCCTCGAGGCCATGAAAGCATTGAGCGATGAATTTCGACCTCGTAGCAAAAGCCAGTCTTCGTCTAATTGCTCCAACCCAATTTCTGTGCCTCTCAGAAGGCATCACCTTAACCATCCTCCTCCAAGCCAAGTAGGGCTAAACCGGAGAGCTCGTACGGAAAGTGTAACCGCCACCTCTCCTGCTGGAGGAACCGGTAAACATGGATCTTCATCCTCGTTCAGGGTTCGAGCTTCAAGTGATGGAGAAGGTACAATGTCAAGACCAGCCTCAATGGATGGCAGCCCAGTTAGCCCAAGTGCCAGCAGGGCCCAGTCGCATCGGCATAGGGGCAGTTCTCGACTTCATCCACCTCTAAACCATAGTCGCTCCATTCCCATGCCAACAAGTCGCTGCTCTCCCTCCGCAACAAGTCCTGTAAGTTTGTCCTCCAGCAGCACCAGTGGACATGGCTCCACTTCTGACTGCTTGTGTCCACGAAGATCCAGTGCCTCAGTTTCAGGTTCCCCCAGTGATGGAGGATTTATTTCTTCTGATGAATATGGATCCAGTCCGTGTGATTTCAGAAGCTCCTTCCGCAGCGTGACACCAGACTCTTTGGGGCACACGCCTCCAGCTCGAGAAGAAGAATTGAACAACTACATCAGCATGGGCAAATCTAACAATCTAATTCAGAGAAGCACACCACAAAGGTACCATTTAAGTAGAGGTGAAGAGAATAGCGACCTTGACAAAGTATTCAGAAAGAGGACTCATTCCTCAGGTACTTCCCCACCTACTGTTTCCCATCAGAAGACCCCCTCACAGTCATCCATGGAGGAATATACCGAGATGATGCCTTCCTATCCTTTGCGCCTCTCATCATTTAGGCACTCAGCTTTTGTGCCCACTTACTCATATCCAGAAGAGTGCCTAGATCTCCATCTAGAAAACAGACCAAACCACAGTGATGATGGCTATATGCCAATGTCACCAGGTGTTGCTCCCGTGCCTGCTAAAAATGGTGACTACATGCCCATGAGTCCGAAGAGTGTGTCAGCCCCACAGCAGATTATTAATCCGAGACGACATACACAAGTAGACTCCAATGGCTATATGATGATGTCTCCTAGTGGCAGTTGTTCTCCAGACAGCTGTAACTACAGCAAAATTTGGACAAATGGTGTCAACCCAAAATTGTCCATAGAGAGCAATGATGGTAAATTGGCTTGCAGTGACTACATAAATATGTCACCAGCTAGTGGTTCAACTACTAGCACTCCACCTGATTGCTATCTGAATTCTGTTGAAGAGCCATCGAAACCTGTCTATTCTTACTTTTCTTTGCCAAGGTCCTTTAAGCACGTCCACCGGAAGAATGACGATGGCCACTCTCGCTCATCTGTAAGTTCAGGTCATCCTTTATACACAGAGGAATCCTCCTCTTCTTCCACAAGCAGTGATAGTCTTGGAGGACAAGAAACCCAACAGAGCCGTAAAAGTGAAATTTGTCTCCATGGAAGAAGCAGCAGATTGAACAGGCCCACACGGTTGTCCTTAGAAATTAGTAGTAAGGCCAGCACGTTGCCAAGGGCTCGGGAACCTGCATTACCTCCAGAGCCAAAAAGTCCTGGGGAGTATGTGAACATAGAGTTCAATGAAAAGATATTCCCTGGGGGATTAATATCTTCAGTACATTCACCATCCTTTGTGCAGAGTAGAGTGGTTCCTCAGAGAGAGAACTTGTCTGAATACATGAACATGGACCTCAAGCACTGGAGGGCAAAAAATGCTTACACATCATGTAAACCTGTCAGCACCGTGTGCTCAACAGACCTGTGTAGTAGTCGTCCGCCTGTTCGAGGAAAGCCGGCTCAGCGGGACTATATGAGCATGCAACTGGGTTCCCTTTGTTCAGACTATAGTCAATTACCACCTGCCCGTACCACTCCCAAGCCAATCTCTCCATCTTGTAACAGTAATTATGCAGAAATGACAATTGGCGTAGTCCCTGATAATTTGCCTGCTCCCCCACCATCCGGTAATACAAGCCTAGCGGAAACATCCTGTCCTCTTCTGGGCCAGGGCTCTGGCCCCAGCGCATTTACCCGTGTTAGCCTAAGCCCAAATCGCAACCAGAGTGCCAAAGTTGTCAGGGCAGGTGACCCACAGGGTAGGAGGCGACACAGCTCGGAGACCTTTTCTTCTACCCCTACCACAGCCCGAGTTAGTGCTGGACCTGTTTCTGGAGATGATGTTAAGAGACACAGTTCTGCTTCATTTGAGAATGTTTGGGTCAGGCCTGGAGACTCTGTAAGGAGAGAGTCTCAGCAGCCTTTAGACCACCATCAAAATGGCCTCAATTACATTGATTTGGATCTAGTTAAAGATTTGACTGGCCTGGAACATTGTAACCCCCATCAGACTGTGATCACCCACCCCTCAGATGATTTGAGTGCTTACGCTAGCATCACTTTCCACAAGTTGGATGAACGCAGgagccagacagagacagaag